The following nucleotide sequence is from Halogeometricum borinquense DSM 11551.
CGTCCCTTCACCGAACAGATCACGCATCAGCGTGACGATGCTTTCGGGCGGGTACTGACCGCGTTCGGTCACGATGGCGTCTACGTACCGCGGCGGCGTCACATCGAACGCCGGGTTCTTTACCGTTATATCGCCGATTTCGTCCGCCTCGTCGGGGTCGATCACCTCGCTTTCTTCGCGCATCTCGATATCAACCGTGTGGCCGGTGAGTGTGTCGGGATGGAGTTTGATCGTCTGGGCGGCACAGACGATGGGTGTCCCTCTGTCGCGGGCGGTGACGGCCAATCCGCTGGTTCCGATTTTGTTGATGACGGAGCCATCGGCGGCGATGCTGTCCGCACCGACGAGTACGTGATCTACGTCGTTCATATAGCGTCGCGCCGCCGAATCGACGATGAGCGTCACGTCCACACCCATCTCGACGAGTTCGCGCGCGGTGATGTGTCCCTGCAATCTAGGGCGCGTTTCCTTGACGATAGCCGTGAGGTCTTTGCCCTGTTCGACGGCCGCCTCGACGCACGCGAGTACGTCCGTCGAGTGGCAGTGCGTCATGATGGTGTCGCCGTCGCGGA
It contains:
- a CDS encoding ribose 1,5-bisphosphate isomerase, with protein sequence MDNPESRVTDEVRQTADAIGTMEIRGAATIADAAAKALRTQAEQSSAETADELRAELRAAARVLHDTRPTAVSLPNALRYVLFDADGATVEDVRASVVTSVVEFCDRLENAQTDLGRVGANRLRDGDTIMTHCHSTDVLACVEAAVEQGKDLTAIVKETRPRLQGHITARELVEMGVDVTLIVDSAARRYMNDVDHVLVGADSIAADGSVINKIGTSGLAVTARDRGTPIVCAAQTIKLHPDTLTGHTVDIEMREESEVIDPDEADEIGDITVKNPAFDVTPPRYVDAIVTERGQYPPESIVTLMRDLFGEGTTEPWVVE